From a single Pseudoalteromonas sp. Scap06 genomic region:
- a CDS encoding DJ-1/PfpI family protein: MNIGIYIYDDAEVLDFSGPFEVFSTAKRLADNNWQVFFVAEHAAPVIARAGFSVNPHYSFADHPVIDLLIVVGGVHTGELSKSQVISWVKKAADSANHVASVCTGAFLLAKAGLLDGLTVTTHREDQADLAAMFPSLNVVANKRWVSQGKFTTSGGISAGVDMSLALVAQLISPSHAEHTAKQMEYRWHKNG; the protein is encoded by the coding sequence ATGAACATTGGGATTTATATTTACGATGATGCCGAAGTACTGGATTTTTCAGGCCCATTTGAAGTGTTTAGCACGGCAAAGCGCTTAGCAGATAATAACTGGCAGGTATTTTTTGTAGCAGAACATGCAGCGCCAGTAATTGCCCGCGCAGGGTTTAGTGTAAACCCCCATTACAGTTTTGCCGATCATCCGGTTATTGATTTGCTTATTGTGGTTGGTGGTGTTCATACTGGTGAGCTAAGTAAGTCGCAAGTAATTAGCTGGGTAAAAAAAGCGGCTGATTCTGCAAATCACGTTGCTTCGGTGTGTACAGGGGCTTTTTTATTAGCCAAAGCGGGTTTGCTCGATGGCTTAACGGTGACTACGCATCGGGAAGATCAAGCCGATCTTGCTGCTATGTTCCCAAGCCTAAACGTAGTTGCAAATAAGCGTTGGGTGTCACAAGGTAAATTTACTACCTCTGGTGGTATTTCTGCGGGAGTTGATATGAGTTTGGCATTAGTTGCGCAGTTAATAAGCCCATCACACGCTGAGCATACAGCAAAGCAAATGGAATACCGATGGCATAAAAATGGTTAA